From Prosthecobacter dejongeii, the proteins below share one genomic window:
- a CDS encoding AAA family ATPase has product MSEIVPPPAVPDSSSIEKASTWVQPLRNEIGRVLVGQAELVDRLLVALLTNGHVLLEGVPGLAKTLAVRTLSSALHADFKRIQFTPDLLPADVIGTMVYHPKEGSFTARLGPIFANLVLADEINRAPAKVQSALLEAMQERQVTIGENTYKLPDPFMVLATQNPIDQEGTYTLPEAQLDRFLFKVRVVYPTPAEERRVLDAMATSAPKLEVNQITKTEDIVASRTLVNAIYMDEKIRDYIVSIIQATRTPDAYAPHLKLLIRCGASPRGTINLALAAKAYAFLAGRNYVTPQDIKDLAPDILRHRILLSYEAEAEGVSSEDVIKQLLDKLPVP; this is encoded by the coding sequence ATGTCTGAAATCGTTCCTCCGCCCGCCGTTCCTGATTCGAGCTCGATTGAGAAAGCCTCCACCTGGGTGCAGCCCCTTCGCAATGAGATCGGGCGAGTCCTCGTCGGGCAGGCTGAGCTTGTGGATCGTCTCCTGGTCGCCCTTTTAACCAATGGTCATGTTCTTTTGGAGGGGGTGCCTGGACTCGCCAAGACTCTCGCCGTGCGCACGCTTTCCAGTGCGCTTCACGCCGACTTCAAGCGCATCCAGTTCACGCCTGATTTATTGCCGGCGGATGTCATCGGCACCATGGTGTATCATCCTAAAGAGGGAAGTTTTACTGCTCGTCTAGGGCCCATTTTTGCCAATCTCGTCTTGGCCGACGAAATCAACCGTGCCCCGGCTAAGGTCCAAAGCGCCCTGCTGGAAGCCATGCAGGAGCGCCAGGTCACCATAGGTGAGAATACTTACAAGCTACCAGATCCCTTCATGGTTCTCGCCACGCAGAACCCGATCGACCAGGAGGGGACTTACACCCTCCCAGAGGCGCAGTTGGACCGTTTCTTGTTTAAAGTCCGTGTCGTTTACCCCACACCGGCTGAGGAGCGCCGCGTGTTGGACGCCATGGCCACTAGTGCTCCTAAGTTGGAGGTGAATCAGATCACCAAGACCGAAGACATCGTTGCTAGCCGGACTTTGGTGAATGCCATTTACATGGATGAAAAGATTCGGGATTACATCGTCTCCATCATCCAGGCCACTCGCACCCCGGATGCCTACGCTCCGCATCTGAAGCTGCTCATCCGTTGCGGGGCTTCTCCTCGTGGAACTATCAATCTGGCTCTGGCTGCCAAAGCTTACGCTTTCCTGGCGGGACGTAATTACGTCACCCCTCAGGATATCAAAGACCTAGCGCCAGACATCCTGCGCCATCGCATTCTCCTTTCGTATGAGGCCGAAGCAGAAGGAGTGAGCAGTGAAGATGTGATCAAGCAGTTGCTCGACAAGCTGCCTGTGCCGTAA
- a CDS encoding DUF58 domain-containing protein: MSASTPENDEQLTRILKRVRRIELITRGMVKETLGGQYHSRFKGQGIEFDDFREYQAGDDVRFLDWNVTARMNEPFVRKYIEERELTAMIVVDVSGSGDYGSQEDSKRERAAEVAAVFAFSAVQNQDKVGLILVSDRVEHYLPARKGSAHALRILRDILTIQPKSRKTQLSPALDLALERVAHRALVVLVSDFLTHETTWEASLRSLAAKHDVVAAQISDPREWQLPAAGRLCLEDPETGEQFTVNTSHPAVRQKYAEAMSERQTALGKLLRKNGVERIDVRMDDDYAPAMKAYFRARRRRKR; the protein is encoded by the coding sequence ATGTCTGCTTCCACTCCTGAAAACGACGAACAACTCACCCGCATCCTCAAGCGAGTGCGGCGTATCGAGTTGATTACCCGCGGTATGGTGAAGGAAACCTTGGGTGGGCAGTATCATTCTCGGTTTAAAGGGCAGGGGATCGAGTTCGACGATTTTCGCGAATATCAGGCGGGTGATGATGTGCGTTTTCTGGATTGGAATGTAACTGCGCGTATGAACGAGCCGTTCGTGCGCAAATACATTGAGGAGCGTGAACTCACGGCCATGATCGTTGTGGATGTGAGTGGGTCGGGTGACTACGGTAGTCAAGAAGACAGCAAACGTGAGCGCGCTGCTGAGGTCGCTGCGGTTTTCGCCTTCAGCGCGGTACAAAATCAGGATAAAGTGGGCCTCATTCTGGTCTCAGACCGGGTGGAGCACTACCTTCCTGCGCGTAAAGGCAGTGCCCATGCTCTTCGTATTTTGCGAGATATTTTGACGATCCAGCCGAAAAGCCGGAAAACTCAACTCTCACCGGCCTTAGATCTCGCCTTGGAGCGCGTCGCTCATCGTGCTTTGGTGGTGCTGGTATCAGATTTTTTGACCCATGAAACGACTTGGGAGGCCAGCCTGCGATCTCTGGCAGCCAAGCATGATGTGGTCGCTGCTCAAATCAGTGACCCACGGGAGTGGCAGTTACCGGCAGCGGGTCGCCTATGCTTGGAAGATCCAGAAACCGGTGAGCAATTCACCGTGAATACATCCCACCCAGCCGTGCGTCAAAAGTATGCTGAGGCGATGAGCGAGCGGCAGACCGCGCTGGGCAAGTTACTTCGGAAAAATGGTGTCGAGCGAATCGATGTTCGTATGGACGATGATTATGCACCAGCAATGAAGGCTTACTTCCGTGCCCGAAGAAGGAGGAAGCGCTGA
- a CDS encoding DUF4381 family protein encodes MINFLLAQAPAPPPPQPLPHPELPEVFLPPVPEPTWIYAVAFLALVGLLALVLWLLLRPRQAGRPEPKRPWKKAMRALKELSSKARGLPAGEVSAQVSEILRRYFLDRYQVPAPFRTTRELFDTASALPVSRLQKYASLATVWDELSFAPAPASEEETMELLAKAINALEEDHPVQAADIAAEERVETPLPPLDVGVGLRKLFFLIAGFDFLIAGGMISLLFFHGQAQEMWWVILILAAMVAFLGLRNFRDASAIDPRQRELELDPDAPLEEQIRYYQQRLIAVPLIMIPLTIWVAYDMERLSSGAVEQLRVWAPIAALYDFFGYWGAVLLFPVFGLVSVILTWSRLKVLKLHLAHQARSK; translated from the coding sequence ATGATTAACTTTTTGTTAGCCCAAGCTCCTGCTCCCCCCCCGCCGCAGCCCCTGCCGCACCCAGAGCTGCCAGAGGTTTTCCTGCCACCTGTTCCTGAGCCTACCTGGATATACGCCGTGGCATTCTTAGCACTGGTCGGTCTGCTAGCGCTCGTTCTGTGGCTGCTTTTGCGGCCACGCCAAGCCGGGCGGCCTGAGCCTAAGAGGCCCTGGAAAAAAGCCATGCGCGCGCTCAAAGAGCTTTCTTCTAAAGCTCGGGGTTTACCCGCAGGCGAAGTCAGTGCTCAAGTCTCAGAAATTCTGCGCCGGTATTTTTTAGATCGCTACCAAGTGCCGGCACCCTTCCGCACCACTCGCGAGTTGTTTGATACTGCAAGTGCTCTGCCTGTTTCTAGGCTCCAGAAGTATGCGTCTTTAGCTACTGTGTGGGATGAGCTTTCGTTTGCGCCGGCTCCTGCATCAGAAGAAGAGACGATGGAATTGCTGGCCAAAGCGATTAACGCTTTGGAAGAGGATCATCCCGTGCAGGCGGCCGATATCGCGGCTGAAGAGCGTGTGGAGACCCCGCTTCCGCCGCTGGATGTTGGCGTAGGTCTTCGTAAGCTGTTCTTTCTGATTGCTGGGTTTGACTTTCTCATTGCGGGTGGGATGATTTCGCTGCTGTTCTTTCACGGACAGGCTCAAGAGATGTGGTGGGTTATTTTGATTCTCGCCGCCATGGTGGCCTTTTTAGGCCTTCGCAATTTCCGTGATGCTAGCGCCATTGATCCTCGGCAACGGGAGCTTGAATTGGATCCTGATGCGCCTCTAGAAGAACAAATCCGTTATTATCAACAACGGCTGATTGCCGTTCCATTGATCATGATTCCACTGACGATATGGGTGGCTTATGACATGGAGAGACTGAGCTCGGGCGCTGTTGAACAACTTCGCGTGTGGGCTCCTATCGCCGCCCTGTATGATTTCTTTGGTTACTGGGGGGCGGTTCTACTTTTCCCTGTTTTTGGCCTAGTCTCTGTGATCTTGACATGGTCCAGATTGAAGGTGCTGAAGTTGCATCTCGCACATCAAGCCCGCTCCAAATGA
- a CDS encoding VWA domain-containing protein → MNLPFLPDIILARWEWLLALLLLPLMMWWRGRIGQAPAVAFPTAFILRDLGFKAKSTSGGVTFGLVIVSLAAAIIALARPQKVISHDEDNSEGIAICLTVDVSLSMLIEDFYIGGSPVNRITAAKRVMRDFIRGRKSDRVGIVAFAGAPYQPCPLTLDHEWLESNLDRVQTGVMEDGTAIGSGLAAASRRLDKETVPSKVIILLTDGANNSGKLSPQDAAKLAATLGQKIYTIAIGTPGVHRIPLPDGRVITSGRQEFDEGTLQEVARIGSGSFYMAQDLTALKEIFSTIDALEKTEIKRRTISETEELFFFPASLAAMLLALALLLRLTFLNSAPVAVAT, encoded by the coding sequence ATGAATCTCCCTTTTTTACCAGACATCATTCTTGCCCGGTGGGAATGGCTTTTGGCCCTTCTGCTCCTCCCGCTCATGATGTGGTGGCGGGGGCGTATCGGGCAGGCTCCTGCGGTGGCTTTCCCCACGGCTTTCATTCTTCGGGATCTAGGCTTCAAGGCTAAGTCCACTTCGGGTGGGGTGACGTTTGGACTCGTCATTGTGAGTTTAGCCGCAGCCATCATCGCTCTGGCACGACCTCAAAAAGTGATCTCTCATGATGAGGACAATTCTGAAGGTATCGCCATCTGTCTTACTGTGGACGTATCCCTTTCCATGCTGATCGAAGATTTCTACATCGGTGGCTCTCCGGTGAATCGCATCACGGCAGCGAAGAGAGTGATGCGTGACTTTATTCGTGGTCGAAAAAGCGATCGTGTGGGCATCGTGGCCTTCGCTGGCGCTCCTTACCAACCGTGCCCCTTAACCCTGGATCATGAATGGCTGGAATCGAATCTTGATCGAGTTCAAACGGGTGTGATGGAGGATGGCACTGCCATCGGCTCAGGGCTGGCGGCCGCCTCTCGCCGTTTGGATAAAGAAACCGTGCCCAGCAAAGTTATTATCTTGCTAACGGACGGTGCTAACAACAGCGGTAAACTGAGTCCTCAAGATGCGGCCAAATTGGCAGCAACTCTGGGGCAGAAAATTTACACCATTGCCATCGGTACACCTGGGGTCCACCGCATTCCCTTGCCCGACGGGCGTGTGATCACCAGTGGCAGGCAAGAATTTGACGAAGGCACCCTCCAAGAGGTCGCACGGATTGGCAGTGGTAGCTTTTACATGGCGCAGGATCTTACGGCACTGAAAGAGATCTTCAGCACGATTGATGCCCTGGAGAAAACGGAGATCAAACGCCGAACGATCAGTGAAACCGAAGAACTATTTTTCTTCCCAGCCTCTTTGGCCGCCATGCTCCTCGCACTGGCGTTGCTTTTACGACTCACCTTTTTGAATTCAGCGCCTGTGGCTGTGGCCACCTGA